In Vibrio stylophorae, the genomic stretch AGCTCATTTATCAATGAGACAATTATGTATCAAAATTTATCGAATCATAGCTAAGAAAAGGCATCTTTATTCGGCTTATATGTTCTAAAAAATGGATTTGGCAATATTTTTAGTTTTTTCTTGTGCTTCATGTTGACAGTGAAAAGGGCGATCTCTAGAATGCGCGCAATTTGTCAAAAATACCTTAACCGGTTGGACGACATTATGTAGAATGGAAAGTGATAAGTTATCCATTCTGAATGCATTTTTATTAAAATCTGGAGGTTGTCTTGAACAAGTCAGCGCTATTGGTCCTAGAAGATGGGACGGTGTTCCGCGGCACATCCATTGGTGCTTTTGGAACCGCTGTTGGAGAAGTCGTTTTTAATACCTCGATGACGGGGTACCAAGAAATTCTCACTGATCCTTCCTATTCTCGACAAATCGTCACTCTCACTTATCCCCATATTGGCAACACCGGTACTAATACCGAAGACGAAGAATCCTCCGCTGTTCACGCTCAAGGCCTTGTCATTCGCGACCTCCCTCTTCTGGCCAGCAACTTCCGTAGCGAACAATCTCTTTCTGATTATTTAAAATCCCACAACATCGTTGGCATCGCTGACATCGATACCCGTAAGCTCACACGCGTCCTACGCGAAAAAGGTGCGCAGAACGGTTGTATCATTGCGGGCAATCAGTTGGATGAAGGTAAAGCACTTGAGCTTGCCAAAGCATTCCCGGGTCTAAAAGGCATGGATTTGGCCAAAGAAGTGACCACTGAGAGCGCCTATTCTTGGACCCAAGGTTCATGGACGCTTGAAGGCGGCTTACCTGCAGAGAAAAGCGCTGCAGACATGCCATACCATGTTGTTGCTTATGACTTTGGTGCCAAGCGCAACATTCTACGTATGTTGGTTGACCGTGGTTGCCGCTTGACTGTGGTGCCGGCGCAAACTTCAGCGGAAGAAGTGCTCGCGATGAACCCAGACGGCGTGTTCCTATCCAATGGCCCTGGCGACCCAGCACCATGTACCTACGCCATTGAAGCGACCAAGGTTTTCCTTGAGAAAGGTCTACCTGTATTTGGTATCTGTTTGGGTCACCAAATTTTGGCGCTGGCCTCTGGCGCGCAAACCGTGAAGATGAAATTTGGTCACCACGGTGCCAACCACCCAGTGAAAGATCTCGACCGCGATGTGGTGATGATTACCTCACAAAACCACGGCTTCGCTGCCGATGAGAAAACCCTGCCTGCGAACTTGCGCGCAACGCATGTATCGCTATTTGACGGTTCATTGCAAGGGATTCATCGCACCGACAAGCCAGCATTTAGCTTCCAAGGTCACCCTGAAGCGAGCCCTGGTCCTCACGACGCGGCACCGCTATTTGACCACTTTATTGAATTGATTGAGCAGCACAAAGCGCATTAATTGGGAGTTTGAGACCATGCCAAAACGTAATGATATTCAAAGTATTTTGATCCTTGGTGCCGGCCCAATCGTGATTGGTCAAGCCTGTGAGTTTGACTACTCCGGCGCCCAAGCGTGTAAAGCCCTTCGCGAAGAGGGCTATCGCGTTATCCTGGTGAACTCAAACCCAGCGACCATCATGACTGACCCTGAAATGGCCGACGCAACCTATATCGAGCCAATTCACTGGGAAGTGGTGAAAAACATCATCGCTAAAGAGCGTCCTGATGCCATCCTACCAACCATGGGCGGTCAAACGGCGCTGAACTGTGCGCTTGAGCTTGAAAAGCAAGGCGTACTTGCCGAATTTAATGTTGAGATGATCGGCGCAACAGCAGATGCGATTGATAAAGCGGAAGACCGCTCTCGTTTCGACAAAGCGATGAAATCCATCGGCCTTGAGTGTCCACGTGCCGACACCGCCAAGAGCATGGAAGAAGCCTATAAAGTTCTCGATATGGTGGGCTTCCCATGTATCATCCGTCCATCCTTTACCATGGGTGGTACTGGTGGTGGTATCGCTTATAACAAAGAAGAGTTTGAAGAGATCTGCCGCCGCGGTTTGGATCTATCGCCAACCAATGAGCTACTCATCGATGAGTCTTTGATTGGTTGGAAAGAGTACGAGATGGAAGTGGTTCGCGATAAGAACGACAACTGTATCATCGTCTGCTCCATTGAAAACTTCGATGCCATGGGCATTCACACCGGTGACTCCATCACAGTTGCGCCAGCGCAAACCCTAACTGACAAAGAGTACCAATTGATGCGTAACGCATCATTGGCAGTGTTGCGTGAAATCGGCGTTGAAACAGGCGGTTCAAACGTACAGTTCGGGATCAACCCGAAAGATGGCCGCATGGTGATCATCGAGATGAACCCACGCGTATCACGCTCTTCAGCATTGGCTTCAAAAGCAACGGGTTTCCCAATTGCGAAAGTGGCAGCCAAACTTGCTGTTGGCTTTACCCTTGATGAGTTGATGAACGACATCACGGGTGGCGCGACCCCAGCATCCTTTGAACCAACCATCGATTACGTGGTTACCAAGATTCCACGTTTTAACTTTGAAAAATTTGCCGGTGCCAATGACCGTTTGACCACGCAGATGAAGTCTGTGGGTGAGGTAATGGCCATTGGTCGTAACCAGCAAGAATCACTACAAAAAGCGTTGCGCGGCCTTGAAGTTGGCGCCACTGGTTTTGATGAGATGGTGAATCTGGACGATCCAGATGCGCTAAGCAAAATCCGTCACGAGCTCAAAGATGCTGGCGCTGAGCGTATTTGGTATATCGCTGATGCATTCCGCGCGGGCATGTCCATTGATGGTGTGTTTAACCTTACCAACGTGGATCGCTGGTTCTTGGTACAAATCGAAGATTTGGTCAAGCTTGAGCAAAAAGTGAAAGAGCAAGGTTTTGCTGGTTTAACCGAAGATTCATTGCGTCTGCTTAAGCGTAAAGGCTTTGCGGATGCGCGCCTTGCTAAATTGCTGGGTATTGGTGAAGGCGAAATTCGCAAACTACGCGACCAATATGACATTCACCCAGTGTACAAGCGCGTTGATACCTGTGCGGCTGAGTTCTCATCTGATACGGCTTACATGTACTCCTCATATGATGAAGAGTGTGAGTCTAATCCATCCGATAAAGACAAGATCATGGTGCTTGGCGGTGGTCCAAACCGTATCGGTCAAGGTATCGAGTTTGATTATTGCTGCGTGCACGCGGCGCTTGCGCTTCGTGAAGATGGTTATGAGACCATTATGGTCAACTGTAACCCTGAAACCGTTTCAACGGACTATGACACCTCAGACCGCCTCTACTTTGAGCCTGTAACCCTAGAAGATGTGCTGGCGATTGTTCGCGTTGAAAAGCCAAAAGGTGTGATTGTGCAGTACGGCGGTCAAACACCACTGAAATTGGCGCGCGCCCTTGAAGCAGCTGGTGTGCCTGTGATTGGTACGAGCCCTGATGCCATTGACCGCGCGGAAGACCGTGAGCGCTTCCAAGCTGCTGTTGAGCGTCTTGGCCTGCTACAACCAGAAAACGCCACGGTAACCACCATGGAGCAAGCGGTTGATAAAGCAAAAGATATCGGTTATCCGCTGGTGGTTCGCCCATCCTATGTATTGGGTGGCCGCGCCATGGAAATCGTTTATGACGAGCAAGACCTGCGTCGTTACTTTAACGAAGCGGTGAGCGTGTCAAACGAGTCACCGGTATTGCTTGACCGCTTCTTGGATGATGCCACTGAAGTGGATATCGACGCGATTTGCGACGGCGAGCGCGTGGTGATTGGCGGGATTATGGAGCATATCGAGCAAGCGGGTGTTCACTCGGGTGACTCAGCCTGTTCATTGCCTGCTTATACCTTAAGCCAAGAGATTCAAGATGAGATGCGTCGCCAAGTTGAGAAGCTTGCCTTTGAATTGGGCGTGCGCGGCTTGATGAATACTCAGTTTGCAGTGAAAGAAGGTAAGGTCTATCTGATTGAGGTAAACCCTCGCGCAGCGCGTACCGTACCATTCGTCTCTAAAGCGACGGGTGTGCCACTAGCGAAAATTGCAGCGCGTGTGATGGCGGGTCAATCGCTTGAATCACAAGGCGTGACCAAAGAGATCATTCCACCATACTACTCAGTCAAAGAAGTGGTATTGCCATTTAACAAATTCCCTGGTGTTGACCCACTGCTTGGCCCTGAAATGCGCTCTACCGGTGAAGTGATGGGTGTGGGCAAAACCTTTGCAGAAGCCTTTGCAAAAGCAGAGCTAGGTTGTGGCAAAGAGTACAGCAACGGCGGCCGTGCATTGCTTTCTGTGCGCGGTAGCGACAAAGGTCGTGTGGTTGATTTAGCACGTAAGCTTCTTGAGCTTGGCTATCAACTTGATGCGACTCATGGCACAGCGGTTGCGCTAGGCGAAGCGGGCATCAACCCTCGCTTGGTGAACAAGGTACATGAAGGTCGTCCGCATATTCTTGACCGTATTAAGAATGGCGAATATGAGTACATCGTCAATACTGCGGAAGGTCGCCAAGCGATTGAAGACTCAAAAGTACTTCGTCGCGGCGCGCTACAAGAGAAGGTGAACTACACCACCACCTTGAACGCAGCATTTGCATCTTGCTTGGGCCACTTGGCGGCTGACCGCCACACCGTGACCTCAGTACAAGAGCTTCACGCGAAAATCACGAAATAATCTTTGATGTGATGACAAAAAGCCGGCCCTAGGGTCGGCTTTTTATTTATGTGGTTTATATCGTGCTAGCTTTTATGACCGTCAGTTTATGCGCGTCGTTTTTATTGAAAAAGCGCAGGCTAGGCAAATTCATCCATGCGTGAATAACTTAGAATTATCACATCTTGAGAAGATGGTTTTTCAATGGAATCAAGCCAATAAGGAATCAGTTGATGTGTGCTGTGAGTGAGCAACAAAGAGTTCAGCAACAAAGGATTATGCAGGTTTTACAATATCTAGAACAGCATTTAGATGAGGCGATTGATGTACAGAAGCTTGCAGAGTTCGCTTGTTATTCGCCATATCACTTTCATCGTATTTTTCGAGTTTATACAGGTGAAAGCGTCTGTGGCTATCGTCAGCGTTTGTTGCTAGAGCGCGCAGCAAAACAGCTTAAATTTGATGGCGCACCCATCACCGAAATTGCCCTTAATTGTGGCTATGACAATCAATCCTCTTTTAATAAAGCCTTTAAAAAACGATTTGCTTGTACGCCCGGTGAATATCGTCAATCGCTAAACCGTGAAACCTTAAGTCGTCCGCAGCTCAATCAAATTGTCTCAGCTGAACAACACAGGCGTGGGGTTATGAATGCAAAAATGGATACAGCAAGTAGGAAGCTAGCGGTCAAGATTGTCGAAAGAGTAGCGTTACAACTTTATTGTTCGCGCGCTTTGGGTGATTATCAAAACGCGGCTTCGCAGGCATGGTCTAGCATGATGCGTTATGCCTATGGACAGAAGTTGATGACGCCTAAAGTAGAGATGTTTGGTATATGTCTTGATGATCCAACGGTGACAGAGCCGAATCGTATTCGTTACCAAGCAGGGCTCAATTTGTTATCGCACCCTGTGCCACAATCGGCACAGGGAGAGGTGTTTATCAGTGAGTTAGCAGGTGGTCGCTATGCGATGGCGGTGCATCGCGGTGCGTACGATAACCTGAATCAGACCTATGAGTATCTTTTCTCCATTTGGTTAGAAGAAAGTGGTGAGCAGCTGCGAGATACACCATGTTTTGAGCGCTACCTTAATCGCGATCCACGGCGGACAAAGCCCGAAAATTTGAAAACAGAAATCTATATTCCGCTGCGCTAAGTGCGCTTCGTAAAAGTCAGATGTAGAAAAGCCAACCTAAGGGTTGGCTTTTGACTATGCGCGGTGATTTACAGTGTTTGATTGATCTGCTTCTGAGCTTGCGCCGAGGTATGTTTGAGCTTTTCAGACAGTATTTTGGACTGGCTTACAAATAGTTGTGCGCCTTGCTGTATCAAGGCTTGGTAAAAACTGCGCTCAAAGCGGGTCAGTGGGCTTGGGTTTTCAGCCTGTTGTTCTTTATTGGGTAAGTAACCACTTACCATTTGCACCACAATCATCGGTCCTTGCTGCGTTTGCACAACACTCACCAAATTATGAGTGCCATAAAGTGTTCCTGTTTTGCCTTGTACATTACCTTTAAGCGGCGCTTTGACCATGGATGGGCGATATTTCATGGTGCCGCTTTCGCCGCCAATGGGCATCATGGCAAATAATGGCGCATTTCTCGGCTCCTTGAGATATTGCATCATTCGATAGAGATGTGCTGCGCTCATGCGGTTGTTGCGACTTAAACCTGAACCATCTGCAATCACAGCATTGGTCAAATCAATCCCTTGATTGAGCGCAATGTGACGCAGTGCTTGGGTGCCATTATAAAAATCACCCGGTGCATTTTGCGCGCGCTGGCCAAGGGTTTTCGTGAGGCTATCTGCAATATAGTTATCGGATCGATGGAGCATCTTGGTGATCAGGGCATCGCGCCCCATGGATTGGTGGATCACCGCGTTGTGTAAGGGGCGTTTCCAGCTGGCAAAATCCAATTGTTTGCTGACAATTCGGCCCTTAAAGGGAATGCCCATGGCTTTGAGTTCGGCGCGAATGACTTGTGCGATATAGCGATCTGGATTGGCCAAGGCAAAGCGCAGCGGAAGTACGCGCTCACTTTGTTCAATGCAGCCTTTTAAATGGTATGCATTTTTA encodes the following:
- the carA gene encoding glutamine-hydrolyzing carbamoyl-phosphate synthase small subunit; amino-acid sequence: MNKSALLVLEDGTVFRGTSIGAFGTAVGEVVFNTSMTGYQEILTDPSYSRQIVTLTYPHIGNTGTNTEDEESSAVHAQGLVIRDLPLLASNFRSEQSLSDYLKSHNIVGIADIDTRKLTRVLREKGAQNGCIIAGNQLDEGKALELAKAFPGLKGMDLAKEVTTESAYSWTQGSWTLEGGLPAEKSAADMPYHVVAYDFGAKRNILRMLVDRGCRLTVVPAQTSAEEVLAMNPDGVFLSNGPGDPAPCTYAIEATKVFLEKGLPVFGICLGHQILALASGAQTVKMKFGHHGANHPVKDLDRDVVMITSQNHGFAADEKTLPANLRATHVSLFDGSLQGIHRTDKPAFSFQGHPEASPGPHDAAPLFDHFIELIEQHKAH
- the carB gene encoding carbamoyl-phosphate synthase large subunit; the encoded protein is MPKRNDIQSILILGAGPIVIGQACEFDYSGAQACKALREEGYRVILVNSNPATIMTDPEMADATYIEPIHWEVVKNIIAKERPDAILPTMGGQTALNCALELEKQGVLAEFNVEMIGATADAIDKAEDRSRFDKAMKSIGLECPRADTAKSMEEAYKVLDMVGFPCIIRPSFTMGGTGGGIAYNKEEFEEICRRGLDLSPTNELLIDESLIGWKEYEMEVVRDKNDNCIIVCSIENFDAMGIHTGDSITVAPAQTLTDKEYQLMRNASLAVLREIGVETGGSNVQFGINPKDGRMVIIEMNPRVSRSSALASKATGFPIAKVAAKLAVGFTLDELMNDITGGATPASFEPTIDYVVTKIPRFNFEKFAGANDRLTTQMKSVGEVMAIGRNQQESLQKALRGLEVGATGFDEMVNLDDPDALSKIRHELKDAGAERIWYIADAFRAGMSIDGVFNLTNVDRWFLVQIEDLVKLEQKVKEQGFAGLTEDSLRLLKRKGFADARLAKLLGIGEGEIRKLRDQYDIHPVYKRVDTCAAEFSSDTAYMYSSYDEECESNPSDKDKIMVLGGGPNRIGQGIEFDYCCVHAALALREDGYETIMVNCNPETVSTDYDTSDRLYFEPVTLEDVLAIVRVEKPKGVIVQYGGQTPLKLARALEAAGVPVIGTSPDAIDRAEDRERFQAAVERLGLLQPENATVTTMEQAVDKAKDIGYPLVVRPSYVLGGRAMEIVYDEQDLRRYFNEAVSVSNESPVLLDRFLDDATEVDIDAICDGERVVIGGIMEHIEQAGVHSGDSACSLPAYTLSQEIQDEMRRQVEKLAFELGVRGLMNTQFAVKEGKVYLIEVNPRAARTVPFVSKATGVPLAKIAARVMAGQSLESQGVTKEIIPPYYSVKEVVLPFNKFPGVDPLLGPEMRSTGEVMGVGKTFAEAFAKAELGCGKEYSNGGRALLSVRGSDKGRVVDLARKLLELGYQLDATHGTAVALGEAGINPRLVNKVHEGRPHILDRIKNGEYEYIVNTAEGRQAIEDSKVLRRGALQEKVNYTTTLNAAFASCLGHLAADRHTVTSVQELHAKITK
- a CDS encoding AraC family transcriptional regulator; the protein is MCAVSEQQRVQQQRIMQVLQYLEQHLDEAIDVQKLAEFACYSPYHFHRIFRVYTGESVCGYRQRLLLERAAKQLKFDGAPITEIALNCGYDNQSSFNKAFKKRFACTPGEYRQSLNRETLSRPQLNQIVSAEQHRRGVMNAKMDTASRKLAVKIVERVALQLYCSRALGDYQNAASQAWSSMMRYAYGQKLMTPKVEMFGICLDDPTVTEPNRIRYQAGLNLLSHPVPQSAQGEVFISELAGGRYAMAVHRGAYDNLNQTYEYLFSIWLEESGEQLRDTPCFERYLNRDPRRTKPENLKTEIYIPLR
- the dacB gene encoding D-alanyl-D-alanine carboxypeptidase/D-alanyl-D-alanine endopeptidase produces the protein MIHRILLAILATLISPLSAHASVIGEQSLPAGSQLALIVAPVGKTPIFEQNASILLAPASTQKILTAIAAYHGLPENFHYRTQIADVGNRTLIRFSGDPTFTRDDLRALLARYRAQGGQFHGDIELQSGGFRGYQHAAGVPWDIHGICYSAAISEIALDGNCVQGALYANAPIHSIAKATVPDFQPITLESQARIIAPKSNEADFCTLELYRNDKNAYHLKGCIEQSERVLPLRFALANPDRYIAQVIRAELKAMGIPFKGRIVSKQLDFASWKRPLHNAVIHQSMGRDALITKMLHRSDNYIADSLTKTLGQRAQNAPGDFYNGTQALRHIALNQGIDLTNAVIADGSGLSRNNRMSAAHLYRMMQYLKEPRNAPLFAMMPIGGESGTMKYRPSMVKAPLKGNVQGKTGTLYGTHNLVSVVQTQQGPMIVVQMVSGYLPNKEQQAENPSPLTRFERSFYQALIQQGAQLFVSQSKILSEKLKHTSAQAQKQINQTL